The Candidatus Flexicrinis proximus sequence CCAAAACCTGTGCCAGCCGGCTAACCATTCCGCGAGTCGATCCCGCCCGGGCGCAAACGTGCAGAGCGGCGGCGCAAACCCCTGAACATGTGCGTATTGGTGCTATACTCTCCGGGTGAATCGAATGTTCCCCGGAGAGTACTTTATGTCCCACCCCGTTTATGAGACCATCCAGATTGAAACCCCCGCACCCGGCGTCGGACTGGTACGCTTTAATCGTCCCCAGGCGCTGAATGCCCTCAACGCCCAGATGACCGGCGAAGCGTTCACGGCGCTGGAGATTTTTGACCGTGACTCCTCGATCGGATGTATGGTGCTGACGGGCGGCGACCGCGCTTTCGCAGCCGGCGCGGACATTAAGGAGATGTCGGGCAAGACATCTGTCGATATGTTCGCTGGGGTCGATGTAACCGATTGGTCGCGGCTGACCCGCATCGCCAAGCCGATTATCGCGGCGGTCAGCGGCTTTGCTTTCGGCGGGGGCTGCGAGATTGCCATGACCTGCGACATGATCGTCGCCAGCGAGTCGGCGCAGTTTGGACAGCCGGAAATCAACCTGGGTGTCATCCCCGGCGCAGGCGGCACACAGCGCCTGACGCGCGCGGTCGGCAAGGCATTGGCGATGGAGATTGTCCTTACCGACCGCCGCCTGAGTGCGGAAGAGGCTTATCGCTTCGGGTTGGTCAACCGCGTCTCCCCGGTCGAACTATATCTGGCTGAAGCCATTGAACTGGCGCAAAAAGTCGCGTCACGCTCTCAGGTAGCGATTCGCATGGCCAAGGAAGCGGTCAATAAGGCCTATGAGCTGTCCTTGAGCGAGGGATTGACCTTCGAAAAACGCAATTTTTATCTGCTGTTCGGCACCGAGGATCGCACCGAAGGGATGAACGCCTTCGTGGAGAAGCGCAAGCCCGTGTGGAAGAACAAGTGATACGAGTAGTAAAAGACGGCACATCGTGATTGCTGAGAACTGACGACTGAAAGCTGAAACCTGCTGATGAGACCGTTTGTAATCGACACCGATACCGCCACCGATGATGCTGTCGCGTTGGTGATGGCGCTCACTTCTTCCGACATCCACGTCGAGGCGATAACCGTGGTTGCCGGCAACGTTGGCCTGGAGCAGACCGTTCAGAACGCCCTGTATACAGTCGAACTGTGCGGAAAACCCGTGCCCGTCTACGCCGGGGCAGACCGGCCACTGCAGGCGAAACTCTACACGGCTGATATTGTTCATGGCAAAGACGGTCTGGGCGACATCGGACTTCCTTTATATGGGCGCCTGCCCGCAAAAGGCCACGCCGTCGACGCGCTGCTTGCCGCTGCCAACAAATTTCGCGGCGAACTGACGCTTGTTACCCTCGGGCCGCTCACCAATATCGCGCTGGCTATCTACCTCGATCCGTCGTTTGCCAGCAAGGTCAAACGCTGCGTGGTCATGGGCGGTGCACCCGATGGCGTCGGCAATACCACCGCAACCGCCGAGTTCAATATCTATGTCGACCCCGAGGCCGCGCGTATCGTAGTGCGCTCGGGGATGCCGGTCGAGTTGGTCGGCTGGGATATGACTCTCCAGCACGCCATGCTCACGCCAGCCGAGAATCAGGCGATCCGCGCCCACGACACGGAGCGGTCGCGCTTTGTAGCGGACATTCAGCGTCCCGTCCTGGCACTGTGGGAACGCCTTTACGGGCATCCGATGGTTTGCCTGCCCGATCCCCTGGCTATGGCAGTTGCGCTTGACCCGTCGATTGCCCGGATGCAGCGCGTCGCCCTGGATGTCGAGGTCACGGGCGAACTCACCCGTGGGATGACCATCGTTGACCGCCGGCCAGAAGTGCCTCCGGCAAATGCGTCGGTCACGACATTTGTCGACCGCGACCGCTTTATAGCCATGCTGCACGAGTCCGTGAGGTGAGACTTGGCTGAGTCCGCGCAAATCGTCACGTTTCTGTTCACGCAGGATTTGCGCGGTGATCTCCGATTCTTGCCGAAACTCGCACGTGTTTTGATGCAGCTCCGGCTGGTGGAACAGCGCACACTGACCCTGGACCTGGGGGGAATGTGCTCCCCTGAGGTCTGGCACTGCGCGGTCACCGACGGGCGCTCGATGCTGATCGCTCTTGACGGATTGAACTACGCTGCCGTTAATGCGGAGGGCGTCCCCGACAGCGTCTGGCCTTCGCTAACTAAATCGCTGGTCTATATGCAGGCAGTTGACTCGATCCATACCGGCAAAATGGGACACGTACGCTTTGTGACTCGCCAGCCAGCCGAAGAGATCCCGCCCGAAATCCTCGCGCTGGTGATCGCGCCGCACGCGGAGGCCAGTATTGTAGGCAATACCGTCTATTTCCCTGCGGTCGAGAGTCATAAAGTGGCGCGGATGCGCGTGAAAACTGCCGCTCCGGCCGAAATCGTCAGCCTAGAAGTCTTCGAAGTGCCGCCGGATACTGCGCCCGACCCGACGATCAGCGGGATGGTCGAGTTCATCGAGAACGAGGCTCGCCAGTACGGCAAGCGCAGGGAGCAGAAGTGACTGTCCTGAGATCGGTGGAAGTCACGCGACTGTCGAACAGCCCGGCGCACTTCCCGTTTAGCGTGCCGTTTGCCCGCGCCGGTGCCTCGATCGACCTGGCGCCGCTGACCTTTCTGGTCGGCGAAAACGGGTCGGGCAAATCGACCTTCCTGGAGGCGTTGGCCTGCGCGATCGGGTCGATCACCGTCGGCGCGGACTCGGTGCAGACCGACCCGACCCTGGCCGATGTACGCGCGTTCGCTGCTAAGTGCATCAAACTGACCTGGAACAAGCGCAGCAAAAAAGGATTCTTCCTGCGCGCCGAAGATTTTTTTGGCTACGCTCGTCGCATGGCCGATACCAAGGCCGAGATGGAGCAGGGTTTGCGCGACGTCGACAGCGAATATCAAAATCGCTCGGACTACGCCCGTTCGCTGGCAAAGCTGCCGTATGCCCGTTCGCTGCACGAGATGCGCGAGGATTACGGCGAAGGTCTGGACGTCAATTCGCACGGCGAAGGGTTTCTCAAGCTGTTCCAGGCACGCTTTACCGGCGAAGGCGTGTACCTGCTGGACGAGCCTGAGGCGCCCCTGTCACCGACGCGCCAGCTCACACTGCTGAGCATGATGCACGCCATGCTGGAAAAAGGCGCGCAGTTTGTAATCGCGACTCACTCGCCGATCCTGCTGGCCTACCCGGGCGCCCTGATCTTGAGCTTCGACAGCGGCGCGATCCAACCCGCCGCCTATGAGACGCTTGAACACGTCGTGGTGACCCGCGCCTTTCTCGAAAACCCCAAAGCCTACCTGCGGCATCTGCTTGAATAGACAAAACGGCTAGAAGTGATGAGTGGATTTCGTTTTGCGCGAGAGATGGTCGAGACGTTGAGAGCGTGCGAGCTATTTGCTGCACTGGGCCAAAGGAACAGCGATGATGTCGAATACGCTCCTCATTGGGAGAGCGCAATACAAAGTTGTTTGTCGGATGAATGGCTCAATACGGGTCTCGACGCACGGGGCGACGTCACATCAAAATTATCTGTTTTACAGATCAGCACAGGTCAGAACTATCCCTGGAATGAGATTGTTCGTGCAATAGAGCGCGATTCTTCTGACCTCGTCTATGTCAATTCCTGGCGTTGTTGGGACTTTGGCGACGTACCCGATGAGCTGCTTCTGCGCGTCAAAGGAAGTATCGTCGTTATGTGTGTAGTTGCCGAATATCCGTCGCTTCGACCACCGTTTTTTGATACGTTACATCATTGGTACCTGAAAGGACATTTACCGTGCGGCTGGGCCGGAAAGTATCCGCAGGGTAGGCTGATCGTGTTTTAGTGCGTTGCATCTACGGCAATTGTTGGAGTAATCGTCATGAGCGACAAATATAGTGAGCTGAAAGCGCAGGGACTCTCGCTTATAGACATCTATAAACAAATGAAGGCGGACGGCCTAAGCAATCTCGATGTCATTAAGCCGCTGCGCCAGATGTTCGGGCTGTCGTTGGTAGAGGCGAAAGGCATCATGATCGAGGCGACGACTAGCGACGATTTGAACACGTATCAGGAGAAGGTCGCAGATTGGCTCGAAGAAGCGTTTGCCAAGGAGGATGCTGATGGACGACAAATATGATGTCCTCAAGGCGCAGGGCGTTTCGGACGTGACGATCTTTCAAGAGATGATGAAAGA is a genomic window containing:
- a CDS encoding nucleoside hydrolase — encoded protein: MRPFVIDTDTATDDAVALVMALTSSDIHVEAITVVAGNVGLEQTVQNALYTVELCGKPVPVYAGADRPLQAKLYTADIVHGKDGLGDIGLPLYGRLPAKGHAVDALLAAANKFRGELTLVTLGPLTNIALAIYLDPSFASKVKRCVVMGGAPDGVGNTTATAEFNIYVDPEAARIVVRSGMPVELVGWDMTLQHAMLTPAENQAIRAHDTERSRFVADIQRPVLALWERLYGHPMVCLPDPLAMAVALDPSIARMQRVALDVEVTGELTRGMTIVDRRPEVPPANASVTTFVDRDRFIAMLHESVR
- a CDS encoding AAA family ATPase, coding for MTVLRSVEVTRLSNSPAHFPFSVPFARAGASIDLAPLTFLVGENGSGKSTFLEALACAIGSITVGADSVQTDPTLADVRAFAAKCIKLTWNKRSKKGFFLRAEDFFGYARRMADTKAEMEQGLRDVDSEYQNRSDYARSLAKLPYARSLHEMREDYGEGLDVNSHGEGFLKLFQARFTGEGVYLLDEPEAPLSPTRQLTLLSMMHAMLEKGAQFVIATHSPILLAYPGALILSFDSGAIQPAAYETLEHVVVTRAFLENPKAYLRHLLE
- a CDS encoding enoyl-CoA hydratase/isomerase family protein; translation: MSHPVYETIQIETPAPGVGLVRFNRPQALNALNAQMTGEAFTALEIFDRDSSIGCMVLTGGDRAFAAGADIKEMSGKTSVDMFAGVDVTDWSRLTRIAKPIIAAVSGFAFGGGCEIAMTCDMIVASESAQFGQPEINLGVIPGAGGTQRLTRAVGKALAMEIVLTDRRLSAEEAYRFGLVNRVSPVELYLAEAIELAQKVASRSQVAIRMAKEAVNKAYELSLSEGLTFEKRNFYLLFGTEDRTEGMNAFVEKRKPVWKNK